One part of the Thiothrix nivea DSM 5205 genome encodes these proteins:
- a CDS encoding phosphatase PAP2 family protein, with translation MKLLHQLNDREIPLCLLFNQVNHWKPVSLFFAVISRLGDGVFWYVLMLMLPLIYGWEAAQVSLHMGLVALAGLTVYKWLKTSTERVRPYRHNGHIFRNVAALDQFSFPSGHTLHAVGFSTVLLHYYPEWAVLVVPFAALVALSRVILGLHYPSDVLIGACLGVGLAQGSFLLLPYLF, from the coding sequence ATGAAACTGTTACATCAGCTTAACGACCGTGAAATTCCATTGTGCCTGCTGTTCAACCAGGTCAACCACTGGAAACCGGTCAGCCTGTTTTTTGCTGTGATCAGCCGCCTCGGTGATGGCGTGTTCTGGTATGTGTTGATGCTGATGCTGCCGTTGATTTACGGCTGGGAAGCAGCACAGGTTTCCCTGCACATGGGGCTGGTGGCGCTGGCCGGGCTGACCGTTTACAAATGGCTGAAAACTTCAACCGAACGGGTGCGCCCTTACCGCCATAACGGCCATATTTTCCGGAATGTGGCGGCGCTGGACCAGTTCAGCTTCCCTTCCGGCCACACCTTACACGCGGTTGGTTTCAGTACGGTGCTGCTGCACTATTACCCGGAATGGGCGGTGCTGGTGGTTCCGTTTGCCGCGCTGGTGGCTTTGTCACGGGTGATCCTGGGGCTGCATTACCCTAGCGACGTGTTGATCGGCGCATGTCTGGGGGTGGGGTTGGCACAGGGCAGTTTCCTGCTGTTGCCTTATCTGTTCTAA
- a CDS encoding glycosyltransferase family 4 protein, with protein MTAPNLKLIHNNTRLAVVTETWPPEVNGVANTIYRLVEGLRSHGGYHIQLVRPRQQPRERPTHAEGFQEYLVNGLALPFYKEVRLGFPQYNALKRQWKKQRPDIVQIVTEGPLGYSAMKAAKKLGIPVISDFHTNFDQYSRYYRLSSFFNLAKRYLRHVHNQTLVTLVPTRELSQQLAATGYEKLDILARGIDAELFNPQRRSPQLRAQLGIQPEQLLVTLVTRMAQEKNLDLAFAAFRTIQQVVPEARFLLVGDGPERRRLQEQHPDCLFAGMRRGVELAEHFASGDLFLYPSTSETFGNVIMEAMASGLPVVTFDYAAAREHIRSGENGMAVLLEDNDAFIQASATLAQDAALRQRMGIAATQTAHNLSWEKVVQRLHNTIQTVLHEVSHETVTSA; from the coding sequence GTGACTGCCCCCAACCTCAAACTCATCCACAACAACACCCGGCTGGCAGTGGTCACCGAAACCTGGCCACCGGAAGTCAATGGCGTTGCCAACACCATCTACCGGCTGGTGGAGGGTTTGCGTAGCCATGGCGGCTACCACATCCAGCTGGTACGCCCGCGACAACAACCGCGCGAACGCCCCACCCATGCAGAAGGTTTTCAGGAATACCTGGTCAATGGCCTGGCTCTGCCGTTTTACAAGGAAGTCCGCCTCGGTTTCCCACAATACAACGCCCTCAAGCGCCAGTGGAAAAAGCAGCGTCCCGACATCGTACAAATTGTCACCGAAGGCCCGCTCGGCTATTCGGCGATGAAGGCAGCCAAGAAACTCGGTATCCCGGTCATCAGTGATTTCCACACCAATTTTGACCAGTACAGCCGCTACTACCGCCTCAGCAGTTTTTTCAACCTGGCCAAGCGCTATTTGCGCCACGTCCATAACCAGACCCTGGTCACGCTGGTGCCAACCCGTGAACTCAGCCAGCAACTGGCCGCCACCGGCTATGAAAAGCTCGACATCCTCGCCCGGGGCATCGACGCAGAACTGTTCAACCCACAACGCCGCAGCCCACAACTGCGGGCGCAACTCGGCATCCAGCCCGAGCAGTTGCTGGTCACATTGGTGACACGCATGGCGCAGGAAAAAAACCTGGATCTGGCGTTTGCCGCTTTCCGCACCATCCAGCAGGTTGTGCCGGAGGCGCGTTTCCTGCTGGTCGGTGACGGCCCTGAGCGCAGGCGTTTGCAGGAACAACACCCCGACTGCCTGTTCGCCGGGATGCGCCGGGGCGTGGAACTGGCGGAGCATTTCGCCAGCGGCGACCTGTTCCTTTACCCCAGCACCAGCGAAACCTTCGGCAATGTCATCATGGAAGCGATGGCCAGCGGCCTGCCGGTGGTGACTTTCGATTACGCCGCCGCCCGCGAGCACATCCGCAGCGGCGAAAACGGCATGGCGGTGCTGCTGGAAGATAATGATGCCTTCATCCAAGCCAGCGCTACATTGGCGCAGGATGCCGCTTTACGCCAGCGTATGGGCATCGCCGCGACCCAAACTGCCCACAACCTGAGCTGGGAAAAGGTCGTACAGCGCCTGCACAACACCATCCAAACTGTCCTTCACGAGGTGAGCCATGAAACTGTTACATCAGCTTAA
- a CDS encoding DUF1566 domain-containing protein, which translates to MREKAKCVGLFISVILLGSSCVPGEYVPELKVVQLTAPPAGLMIPEGQTVQAGPVGKLNDTGITLCADDAVQGSYNHDVHCSLLTDMEGDPVPPGQDALSGRDTVFNDDSDGHAGFSFTKLGVNGLALSIQDQTWDDNGSERLGSRWSCVKDNVTGLVWEITQSADNTYLSSQLSERVQKANHAGWCGAMDWRLPTMQELRSIMDFSHRDPAIDTSYFPETNGEYWSAMPEKQDDDGLVIKGSGSVNFREGNSGKESSDTISLKSVRLVYGPFLGAGAGLDTLAGVQCTNENITPTTPAHHFIFRPDGTVAHTPSGLMWKRCLEGQVFTDNDTPDDPQDDQCMGYATDNMPWAVALNHVQTLDAQGGFAGYADWRIPNIKELESIVEFCRSDPAFNTAVFPDSAYSLWSSSPVMNDAEPYWVWVLHFRFGVVTQALQGDINNKAIRLVRTME; encoded by the coding sequence GTGAGAGAGAAAGCTAAATGTGTTGGGTTATTCATTTCAGTGATTTTGCTCGGGTCTTCCTGTGTGCCCGGTGAGTATGTGCCGGAGCTAAAAGTAGTGCAATTAACAGCCCCTCCTGCTGGTTTGATGATTCCTGAGGGGCAAACTGTACAGGCTGGCCCTGTTGGTAAATTGAATGATACCGGCATTACTTTGTGTGCGGACGACGCTGTGCAGGGCAGCTATAACCATGATGTGCATTGTTCTTTGTTGACGGATATGGAGGGTGATCCTGTTCCTCCGGGACAGGATGCCCTATCGGGACGTGATACGGTTTTTAATGACGACAGCGACGGTCATGCAGGCTTTAGTTTTACTAAATTGGGTGTCAATGGGCTGGCTTTGTCGATACAAGACCAAACATGGGATGATAATGGTTCAGAACGCTTGGGCAGCCGTTGGTCATGTGTCAAAGACAATGTAACGGGCTTGGTTTGGGAAATAACACAAAGCGCTGACAATACCTATCTTTCGTCGCAACTGAGTGAGCGTGTGCAGAAGGCCAATCATGCAGGTTGGTGTGGGGCAATGGACTGGCGTCTTCCAACCATGCAGGAGCTGCGCTCCATCATGGATTTTTCCCATCGGGATCCTGCCATTGATACAAGCTATTTTCCAGAGACTAACGGGGAATATTGGTCTGCCATGCCGGAAAAACAGGATGATGACGGCCTGGTTATCAAGGGCAGTGGAAGTGTCAATTTCCGGGAAGGCAATAGTGGAAAAGAATCCTCTGATACTATTTCCCTAAAGTCGGTACGTTTGGTGTATGGCCCGTTTCTGGGGGCGGGGGCAGGCCTGGATACGTTGGCCGGGGTTCAGTGTACGAATGAAAACATAACGCCCACGACACCTGCCCATCATTTTATTTTCCGTCCCGATGGCACCGTTGCACATACACCTTCCGGTTTGATGTGGAAGCGTTGCCTGGAAGGGCAGGTGTTTACCGATAACGACACGCCAGATGACCCCCAGGATGACCAGTGCATGGGTTATGCAACCGACAATATGCCTTGGGCAGTGGCTTTGAACCATGTTCAAACCCTGGATGCACAAGGTGGTTTTGCCGGTTATGCAGATTGGCGTATCCCCAATATCAAAGAACTGGAAAGCATCGTGGAATTTTGTCGGTCTGACCCGGCATTCAATACGGCAGTCTTCCCCGATTCCGCGTATTCTTTGTGGAGTAGCTCACCCGTCATGAACGATGCGGAACCTTACTGGGTTTGGGTACTCCATTTCCGGTTTGGTGTTGTCACCCAAGCGCTTCAGGGCGATATTAACAACAAGGCCATCCGTTTGGTGCGTACCATGGAGTGA
- a CDS encoding DUF7379 domain-containing protein, with translation MQPIKISGKLTGQNLPLQTGKAYADLFNVTCQQEVAVETVRSGGAAVELQNVADDTLVELEFEGGFKRWVRAGDLRAQAGQQASRDLTAFAEPMITPASFDVGAKRGALSLVLKFLRVLQVNPAASSVADASNAITSDLIDKLETHQIAKPGVYRCANPDTLELQAVKEAGDIDTGKPVLLFLHGTFSSTNGSFGDLWESRQGYNAPAWLQRLFAPYGQQVFALEHHTLTVSPVQNALQVLRLLPPHTRLHVISHSRGGLVGELLCQGVLKRRTRDSGDKFLDSEDVFARDELTAFEAANRASDLKGLQEIEELLRDKQIRVERFVRVACPGRGTVLASERLEDNLSLVFNVLRFIPSPRFQEQAEFVRMVVMAVAHKRTDPQELPGIEAMMPGSPLIRLLNRPNVQLDSDITIIAGDMKASSLLGSFKEWVTQRFFGEDNDFVVNTAGMYGGARRLQGMRFYLDQGDDSSHFGYFRKPEIRERLLNALQHPDTDLRLLPLPNAGGTGGAPLRPLTARAAPSATGKSKTKASTIYFLPGFMSSRLLVNGTPVWLDFSALNWGDFTRLQIDSAGIKPEGVLDAPYRPLLDRLDDNHRLVEFAYDWRRSFTDAGRRLGEALERELDNAKEAGNKLVLRLLAHSSGGLVAIAMMSETPGVWKRLREEADCRIVMLGTPLKGTYTAVQILSGQHRLLGLLNMLDGRLDADESKRLADQFARYPGVLELLPAAWLHEERWQQLLGDAFHTWPARSLLADALRVREQLQQVELDAQRLIYIYGKSALTPDELLERQGEWRFHATGAGDGVTLWSALDAKLPTWFMPVEHGRMASHAEYFQTLQYLLDDGVSRQLEQQPPQIGQASDQWLPIIRNQLFPDEQELLAAALGYHTSLTEEEVRPLVEVRVIHGNLEYVNHPVVVGHYEGDSILSAESVLDKRLGGRMSELQRMGLYPGLPGTSHVFLNPGKKPGGAVIVGLGEVGKLTSGVLTASFIRAMMDYALNIREELERNPPGDEQMDGDCFPVHVASLLIGTVGGGSVTLADSITAILRAIVQANQALNKSERGIRLRLQVVEFVELYEDRAVEAARLVQDFVQLPEFRSEFTVKSLMQCLPGKRRRVMYNDPPGWWRRIQVEANDSGLKYTTLTDKARAELVLQATQRKLVDQFIDKAITTSADDPETGKILFELLLPAAMKEQAPNAENLVLVLDGAASAYPWELLYNRLDNESQPLSVRFGMVRQLQVGQFRPKVVNPVERAALVVGDPPVGGEFVRLPAAKQEAETVSKLLEAGGFTKVTREIGTDSQSILKALHTGDYRVLHLAGHGVYRYRPDKDSELEVSGMVLGNGIFLTPVEIGQMRKVPELAFINCCHLAQMDFMEADIQNAVRADRSKLAASLAQELIRMGVRAVIAAGWAINDDAAKVFAEQCYNALLQGYTFGQALLMARLETWRQYPNCNTWGAYQCYGDPDYKLLSRQPGCASDGKDTDAWRFVAEVEVVAELQNLVNMADTAQAGDTQWLQERLQQLQRAIPAEWLAHAEIQSALGRAYGKLDMFPQAIEAYTAAQDSPQADYPVLLLEDKASLLTAWALGWSQGKLEPPPKRVAESPAGLMDQAWTILQLLDGLGNSLQRFEEVGKYWKRRAMMASGDERAKSLRSMELAYKRAHDFAMQQTHTVAGYPLINWLTCKVVRYLRGEVEQLDRQELKYWLDQARQCADQVDKTAPSFCSGITRAECGLVHYILGARLNETSQVQRVVGDYELAVGRGAAPRQMRFVSEHLAFLQVMLEERKQDKPQLEPVVMALLEIAEKLVV, from the coding sequence ATGCAACCCATCAAGATCAGCGGAAAGTTAACCGGGCAAAACCTTCCGCTCCAGACCGGCAAAGCTTACGCCGACCTGTTTAACGTCACCTGCCAGCAGGAAGTGGCGGTCGAAACCGTCCGCAGCGGCGGCGCTGCCGTCGAATTACAAAATGTGGCGGACGACACCCTGGTGGAACTCGAATTCGAGGGCGGCTTCAAACGCTGGGTGCGGGCGGGCGACCTGCGCGCGCAAGCGGGGCAACAAGCCTCCCGCGACCTCACAGCCTTTGCCGAACCCATGATCACCCCCGCCAGCTTCGACGTTGGCGCGAAGCGCGGCGCACTCAGCCTGGTGCTGAAATTCCTGCGCGTACTGCAAGTCAACCCGGCAGCTAGTTCGGTAGCTGACGCCAGCAACGCCATCACCAGCGATCTGATCGACAAACTGGAAACCCACCAGATTGCCAAACCCGGCGTCTACCGTTGCGCCAACCCCGACACGCTGGAGCTGCAAGCCGTCAAGGAAGCAGGCGACATCGACACCGGCAAGCCGGTGCTGTTGTTCCTGCACGGCACCTTTTCCAGCACCAACGGCAGTTTCGGCGACCTGTGGGAATCACGCCAAGGCTACAACGCGCCCGCGTGGCTGCAACGCCTGTTCGCGCCCTACGGCCAGCAAGTGTTCGCGCTGGAACACCACACCCTGACCGTCAGCCCGGTGCAGAATGCCCTGCAAGTGCTGCGCCTGTTACCGCCGCATACCCGCTTGCACGTCATCAGCCATTCACGCGGCGGGCTGGTCGGCGAGCTGCTGTGCCAGGGCGTGTTGAAACGCCGCACCCGCGATTCCGGCGACAAGTTCCTGGACAGCGAGGATGTGTTTGCCCGTGACGAACTGACCGCGTTTGAAGCCGCCAACCGGGCATCTGACCTGAAAGGCTTGCAGGAAATCGAGGAGCTGCTGCGCGACAAGCAAATCCGCGTGGAACGTTTCGTGCGCGTGGCCTGCCCAGGGCGCGGCACGGTGCTGGCATCGGAGCGGCTGGAAGACAACCTGTCGCTGGTGTTCAACGTGCTGCGTTTCATCCCCTCACCGCGTTTTCAGGAGCAGGCGGAATTCGTGCGCATGGTGGTGATGGCGGTCGCCCACAAACGCACCGACCCGCAGGAACTGCCGGGGATCGAGGCAATGATGCCGGGTTCCCCGCTGATCCGGCTGCTCAACCGCCCCAATGTGCAACTCGATTCCGACATCACCATCATCGCCGGGGACATGAAAGCCTCCAGCCTGCTGGGCAGTTTCAAGGAATGGGTGACGCAGCGTTTCTTCGGCGAAGACAACGATTTCGTGGTCAATACCGCCGGGATGTACGGCGGCGCGCGGCGTTTGCAGGGGATGCGTTTTTACCTCGACCAGGGCGATGACAGCAGCCACTTCGGCTATTTCCGCAAGCCTGAAATCCGCGAACGTTTGCTCAATGCCTTGCAGCATCCCGATACTGACCTGCGTTTGTTGCCGTTGCCGAATGCAGGGGGAACCGGAGGCGCGCCGCTACGCCCGCTGACTGCCCGTGCCGCGCCTAGCGCAACCGGCAAGAGCAAAACGAAAGCCAGCACCATCTATTTCCTGCCCGGCTTCATGAGTTCGCGCCTGCTGGTGAACGGTACACCGGTATGGCTGGACTTTTCGGCGCTGAACTGGGGCGATTTTACCCGCCTGCAAATCGACAGCGCCGGAATCAAGCCGGAAGGCGTGCTGGACGCGCCCTACCGCCCGCTGCTGGACAGGCTCGACGACAACCACCGGTTGGTGGAATTCGCCTACGACTGGCGACGTTCCTTCACCGACGCAGGCCGCCGCCTCGGCGAAGCGCTGGAACGCGAACTGGATAACGCCAAGGAAGCAGGCAACAAGCTGGTGCTGCGGCTACTGGCGCATTCCAGCGGCGGTCTGGTCGCCATCGCCATGATGAGTGAAACGCCGGGGGTGTGGAAACGCCTGCGCGAGGAAGCTGATTGCCGCATCGTCATGCTGGGTACGCCGCTGAAAGGCACGTATACCGCCGTACAAATCCTTTCCGGTCAGCACCGCCTGCTGGGGCTGCTGAACATGCTCGATGGCAGGCTGGATGCAGATGAAAGCAAGCGGCTGGCGGATCAGTTCGCCCGCTACCCCGGCGTGCTGGAACTGTTGCCTGCCGCGTGGCTGCATGAAGAACGCTGGCAGCAACTGTTGGGCGACGCCTTCCACACCTGGCCTGCACGTAGTCTGCTGGCCGATGCCTTGCGGGTGCGCGAACAATTGCAACAGGTGGAACTGGACGCGCAACGCCTGATTTATATCTACGGCAAATCCGCCCTCACGCCCGACGAGCTGCTGGAACGGCAAGGGGAATGGCGTTTCCACGCCACTGGCGCGGGCGATGGCGTCACCCTGTGGTCGGCTCTGGACGCCAAATTGCCCACCTGGTTCATGCCGGTGGAACACGGGCGCATGGCCAGCCACGCCGAATATTTCCAGACCCTGCAATACCTGCTCGACGACGGCGTTTCCCGACAACTGGAACAGCAGCCACCGCAAATCGGGCAAGCCTCTGACCAGTGGTTGCCCATCATTCGCAACCAGTTGTTCCCGGATGAGCAGGAGCTGCTGGCCGCCGCGCTCGGCTACCACACCAGCCTGACTGAGGAGGAAGTGCGCCCACTGGTGGAAGTACGGGTCATCCACGGCAACCTGGAATACGTTAACCACCCGGTAGTGGTCGGGCACTACGAAGGCGATTCCATCCTCAGCGCCGAATCCGTGCTCGACAAGCGGCTGGGCGGGCGCATGAGCGAGTTGCAGCGCATGGGGTTGTATCCCGGGCTGCCGGGTACGTCGCATGTGTTCCTCAATCCCGGCAAAAAACCCGGTGGCGCGGTGATCGTGGGGCTGGGTGAAGTTGGCAAACTCACCAGTGGGGTGCTGACCGCCAGTTTCATCCGCGCGATGATGGATTACGCGCTGAATATCCGCGAGGAACTGGAACGCAATCCACCCGGTGATGAGCAAATGGATGGGGATTGCTTCCCGGTGCATGTTGCCAGCCTGCTGATCGGCACGGTTGGCGGTGGCAGCGTGACGCTGGCCGATTCCATCACCGCCATTTTGCGTGCCATCGTGCAGGCCAATCAGGCACTGAATAAGAGCGAACGTGGTATCCGCCTGCGCCTACAAGTGGTGGAATTCGTTGAGCTGTATGAAGACCGTGCGGTGGAAGCGGCGCGGCTGGTGCAGGATTTCGTACAACTTCCCGAGTTCCGCAGCGAATTCACCGTCAAGAGCCTGATGCAATGCCTGCCGGGCAAACGCCGCCGGGTGATGTATAACGACCCGCCCGGCTGGTGGCGGCGCATCCAGGTGGAAGCCAACGACAGCGGCCTGAAATACACCACCCTGACCGACAAGGCGCGCGCCGAACTGGTGTTGCAGGCTACCCAGCGCAAACTGGTCGACCAGTTCATCGACAAGGCCATTACCACCAGTGCCGACGACCCGGAAACCGGTAAAATCCTGTTCGAGCTGCTGTTGCCAGCCGCGATGAAAGAGCAAGCGCCGAATGCTGAAAACCTGGTGCTGGTGCTGGATGGGGCGGCCTCCGCTTACCCATGGGAATTGCTCTACAATCGTCTTGACAACGAGTCGCAGCCGTTGTCGGTACGCTTTGGCATGGTGCGCCAATTGCAGGTCGGGCAATTCCGCCCCAAAGTGGTCAACCCGGTGGAACGTGCTGCGTTGGTAGTTGGTGACCCGCCGGTTGGTGGCGAATTCGTGCGCCTGCCTGCGGCCAAACAGGAGGCAGAAACCGTCTCCAAACTGCTGGAAGCGGGTGGTTTCACCAAGGTAACGCGTGAAATCGGCACTGATTCGCAATCCATCCTCAAGGCGCTGCACACCGGCGATTACCGCGTGCTGCACTTGGCCGGGCATGGCGTGTACCGCTACAGGCCGGACAAGGATAGCGAGCTGGAAGTCAGCGGCATGGTGCTGGGCAACGGCATTTTCCTCACCCCGGTGGAAATCGGCCAGATGCGCAAGGTGCCGGAACTGGCTTTCATCAACTGTTGCCACCTGGCGCAGATGGATTTCATGGAAGCCGACATCCAGAATGCCGTGCGCGCCGACCGCAGCAAACTGGCCGCGAGCCTGGCGCAGGAACTGATCCGCATGGGTGTGCGGGCTGTCATAGCGGCGGGCTGGGCCATCAACGATGATGCTGCCAAGGTGTTCGCCGAACAATGCTACAACGCGCTGTTACAGGGCTATACCTTCGGCCAAGCATTGCTGATGGCGCGGCTGGAAACCTGGCGGCAATACCCGAACTGCAATACCTGGGGTGCGTACCAATGCTATGGCGACCCGGATTACAAGCTGTTGAGCCGCCAACCGGGCTGCGCCAGCGACGGCAAGGATACGGATGCCTGGCGGTTCGTGGCGGAAGTGGAAGTCGTCGCCGAATTGCAGAATCTGGTCAATATGGCGGATACCGCCCAAGCTGGCGATACCCAGTGGTTGCAAGAACGCTTACAACAACTTCAGCGGGCAATCCCCGCCGAATGGTTGGCACACGCGGAAATCCAGTCTGCATTGGGGCGTGCTTACGGCAAGCTGGACATGTTCCCGCAAGCGATTGAAGCCTACACGGCGGCGCAGGATTCCCCACAGGCCGATTACCCGGTGCTGCTGCTGGAAGACAAGGCCAGTCTGCTGACGGCTTGGGCGCTGGGCTGGTCACAGGGCAAGCTGGAGCCGCCGCCCAAACGGGTGGCGGAATCGCCTGCGGGGCTGATGGATCAGGCTTGGACGATCCTCCAGTTACTGGATGGTTTGGGCAACAGCCTGCAACGCTTTGAAGAAGTGGGCAAATACTGGAAGCGCCGGGCGATGATGGCCAGCGGCGATGAGCGCGCCAAATCCTTGCGCTCGATGGAGCTTGCCTACAAGCGGGCGCACGATTTCGCCATGCAGCAGACGCATACGGTGGCAGGCTATCCGCTGATCAATTGGCTGACCTGCAAAGTGGTGCGCTACCTGCGTGGTGAGGTGGAACAGCTGGATCGGCAGGAGCTGAAATACTGGCTGGATCAGGCACGGCAGTGTGCTGACCAGGTCGACAAGACCGCACCCAGTTTTTGCTCCGGCATCACGCGGGCGGAATGCGGGCTAGTGCATTACATCCTCGGCGCGCGCCTGAATGAAACCAGTCAGGTGCAACGGGTGGTGGGGGATTACGAACTAGCGGTCGGGCGCGGGGCTGCGCCACGGCAGATGCGGTTTGTTTCCGAGCACCTTGCTTTCCTGCAAGTAATGCTGGAAGAACGTAAACAGGATAAACCCCAACTGGAGCCGGTGGTGATGGCTTTACTGGAGATTGCGGAAAAGTTGGTAGTTTGA
- a CDS encoding formylglycine-generating enzyme family protein, which yields MAWLDWDKRPGIGLDTNGLPDIDSIEIPEGEFISGTKGASETYPPVELEENIIQLAAYKISRYPITNLQFQAFVNDGGYDEDKWWEGLYKNNETRTQRWFEGNRPVENVNWLDAVAFCRWLSAKTRRNFRLPTGYEWEKAARGGDGRKYPWGNEYKTGYANIDESWEGNNTGAFSLGETSAVGIYPQSASPYGLLDVAGNVAEWCQDVRNRFNNNENLYGIEGCIFMYRGGMWSEHAGWARTNFFMWIQYSTSRMSSIGFRVVEDI from the coding sequence TTGGCATGGCTGGACTGGGACAAACGCCCCGGTATTGGGCTGGATACCAATGGCTTGCCTGATATTGATTCAATAGAAATTCCTGAAGGTGAGTTTATTTCAGGAACAAAGGGGGCGTCTGAAACATATCCACCTGTAGAACTTGAAGAAAATATCATACAGCTTGCTGCCTATAAAATTAGCCGCTATCCAATTACAAATCTACAGTTTCAGGCTTTTGTAAATGATGGGGGTTATGATGAGGATAAATGGTGGGAAGGCTTATACAAAAATAATGAAACAAGAACTCAACGGTGGTTTGAGGGTAATCGTCCTGTAGAGAATGTAAATTGGCTCGATGCAGTTGCTTTTTGCCGCTGGTTATCCGCTAAAACTCGGCGAAATTTTAGGCTGCCAACTGGCTATGAATGGGAAAAAGCTGCTAGAGGAGGGGATGGTAGAAAATATCCATGGGGAAATGAGTATAAAACAGGATATGCTAATATCGATGAGTCTTGGGAAGGAAACAACACAGGTGCTTTTAGTTTAGGCGAAACATCTGCTGTGGGGATTTATCCTCAAAGTGCGTCACCGTATGGCTTGCTTGATGTTGCAGGCAATGTTGCTGAATGGTGTCAAGATGTACGGAATCGTTTTAATAATAATGAAAATCTATATGGCATAGAAGGATGTATTTTTATGTATCGTGGAGGCATGTGGAGTGAACATGCGGGCTGGGCAAGAACCAATTTCTTTATGTGGATACAGTACTCTACAAGCAGGATGAGTAGCATCGGTTTTCGTGTGGTTGAAGACATTTGA
- the phoB gene encoding phosphate regulon transcriptional regulator PhoB: MSTILIVEDEQPIRSMVGFALGRAGYELAEAADAEQAYAEIDRQRPQLILMDWMLPGINGLELVRRLQRDCNTQDIPIIMLTARTEETDKINGFRAGIDDFISKPFSPAELVARIQAVLRRTQNAQPTDVLEFEELILDSRSHRVTARGEELEFGPTEYRLLKFFMQHPDRVYSREQLLNNAWGRNVYVEERTVDVHILRLRKSLAPHGLDHYIQTVRGAGYRFSPNP; this comes from the coding sequence ATGAGCACCATCCTGATCGTAGAAGATGAACAACCCATCCGTAGCATGGTGGGTTTTGCACTGGGGCGCGCCGGTTACGAGCTGGCCGAAGCCGCCGATGCCGAACAGGCGTATGCTGAAATCGACCGCCAGCGCCCCCAGCTGATCCTAATGGACTGGATGCTGCCCGGCATCAATGGCCTTGAGCTGGTACGGCGTTTACAACGTGACTGCAATACGCAAGATATCCCCATCATCATGCTGACCGCCCGCACGGAAGAAACTGATAAAATCAATGGGTTTCGCGCCGGAATAGACGATTTCATCAGCAAACCTTTCTCCCCTGCTGAACTGGTGGCGCGGATTCAGGCCGTATTGCGCCGCACCCAGAATGCCCAGCCCACCGACGTGCTGGAGTTTGAGGAGTTGATACTGGACTCGCGCAGCCACCGCGTCACCGCCCGGGGCGAAGAACTGGAATTTGGCCCGACTGAATACCGCCTGCTAAAGTTTTTCATGCAACACCCCGACCGCGTATACAGCCGCGAGCAATTACTCAACAATGCCTGGGGGCGCAATGTTTACGTGGAAGAACGCACGGTGGATGTGCACATCCTGCGTTTGCGCAAATCGTTGGCACCACATGGGCTTGACCATTACATCCAGACCGTCCGGGGGGCTGGCTACCGCTTTTCACCCAACCCTTGA